From one Pempheris klunzingeri isolate RE-2024b chromosome 9, fPemKlu1.hap1, whole genome shotgun sequence genomic stretch:
- the LOC139207728 gene encoding heterogeneous nuclear ribonucleoprotein H-like isoform X1, which translates to MADEGYVVRIRGLPWSCSVDEVQRFFSDCKIVNNGGGIHFTYTREGRPSGEAFVELETEDDLKIAVKKDRETMGHRYVEVFKSNNVEMDWVMKHTGPNCPETAGDGLVRLRGLPFGCSKEEIVQFFSGLEIVPNGITLPVDIQGRSTGEAFVQFASQDIAEKALKKHKERIGHRYIEIFKSSRAEVRTHYEPQRKPMGMQRPGPYDRPSGGRGYNMMGRGGSYDRMRRGGYGGGVSDGRYGDGGSSFQSTTGHCVHMRGLPYRATETDIYNFFSPLNPVRVHIEIGPDGRVTGEADVEFATHEDAVAAMSKDKANMQHRYVELFLNSTAGGSNGAYGSQMMGGMGNQSSYSGGQLSSGYSGGYSSQGNMGGYSDYSNQGGMGSSYYGGGGGGGSRGSMNGLGGGWGM; encoded by the exons ATGGCAGATGAGGGATATGTAGTACGCATCAGGGGTCTCCCATGGTCCTGCTCAGTGGATGAAGTACAGAGGTTTTTCTCAG ATTGCAAAATTGTCAACAATGGAGGCGGCATTCACTTCACCTACACGAGAGAGGGTCGTCCCAGTGGGGAGGCATTTGTTGAGTTGGAGACAGAAGATGACCTGAAGATTGCAGTAAAGAAGGACAGAGAAACTATGGGTCACCGATATGTAGAGG TTTTTAAATCCAACAATGTGGAGATGGACTGGGTCATGAAGCACACTGGTCCGAATTGTCCAGAAACGGCAGGAGACGGGCTCGTCCGGCTACGAGGCCTTCCCTTTGGCTGCAGCAAGGAGGAGATAGTACAGTTTTTCTCAG GGTTGGAAATCGTGCCAAATGGGATAACATTGCCGGTGGACATCCAGGGGAGGAGTACGGGGGAGGCCTTCGTGCAGTTTGCTTCACAGGATATAGCTGAAAAGGCtctaaagaaacacaaggaaagaATAGGGCACAG GTACATTGAGATCTTCAAGAGTAGCCGTGCTGAGGTGCGGACCCATTACGAACCGCAGCGGAAGCCCATGGGCATGCAGAGGCCGGGCCCCTACGACAGGCCCTCTGGTGGTCGTGGCTACAACATGATGGGCCGCGGGGGATCCTATGACAGAATGCGTCGCGGAGGCTATGGAGGAG GTGTATCGGATGGGCGGTATGGCGATGGGGGCTCTTCCTTCCAGAGTACAACAGGCCACTGCGTCCACATGAGGGGCCTGCCATACAGAGCGACAGAGACAGACATCTACAAT TTCTTCTCGCCATTGAATCCGGTGCGGGTTCATATTGAGATCGGCCCAGACGGCAGAGTAACTGGGGAAGCAGATGTAGAGTTTGCAACGCACGAGGATGCCGTGGCAGCCATGTCTAAAGACAAAGCCAACATGC AGCACCGCTATGTGGAGCTGTTCTTGAACTCAACAGCAGGTGGCAGTAATGGAGCGTATGGCAGCCAGATGATGGGTGGCATGG GGAACCAGTCGTCTTACAGCGGTGGTCAGCTGAGCTCCGGGTACTCTGGAGGATACAGCAGCCAGGGCAATATGGGCGGCTACAGTGACTATA GTAACCAGGGCGGAATGGGAAGCAGTTACTAcggcggcggaggaggaggtggaagcaGAGGCTCTATGAATGGACTGGGCGGGGGATGGGgaatgtaa
- the LOC139207728 gene encoding heterogeneous nuclear ribonucleoprotein H-like isoform X2: MADEGYVVRIRGLPWSCSVDEVQRFFSDCKIVNNGGGIHFTYTREGRPSGEAFVELETEDDLKIAVKKDRETMGHRYVEVFKSNNVEMDWVMKHTGPNCPETAGDGLVRLRGLPFGCSKEEIVQFFSGLEIVPNGITLPVDIQGRSTGEAFVQFASQDIAEKALKKHKERIGHRYIEIFKSSRAEVRTHYEPQRKPMGMQRPGPYDRPSGGRGYNMMGRGGSYDRMRRGGYGGGVSDGRYGDGGSSFQSTTGHCVHMRGLPYRATETDIYNFFSPLNPVRVHIEIGPDGRVTGEADVEFATHEDAVAAMSKDKANMQHRYVELFLNSTAGGSNGAYGSQMMGGMGNQSSYSGGQLSSGYSGGYSSQGNMGGYSDYSE, encoded by the exons ATGGCAGATGAGGGATATGTAGTACGCATCAGGGGTCTCCCATGGTCCTGCTCAGTGGATGAAGTACAGAGGTTTTTCTCAG ATTGCAAAATTGTCAACAATGGAGGCGGCATTCACTTCACCTACACGAGAGAGGGTCGTCCCAGTGGGGAGGCATTTGTTGAGTTGGAGACAGAAGATGACCTGAAGATTGCAGTAAAGAAGGACAGAGAAACTATGGGTCACCGATATGTAGAGG TTTTTAAATCCAACAATGTGGAGATGGACTGGGTCATGAAGCACACTGGTCCGAATTGTCCAGAAACGGCAGGAGACGGGCTCGTCCGGCTACGAGGCCTTCCCTTTGGCTGCAGCAAGGAGGAGATAGTACAGTTTTTCTCAG GGTTGGAAATCGTGCCAAATGGGATAACATTGCCGGTGGACATCCAGGGGAGGAGTACGGGGGAGGCCTTCGTGCAGTTTGCTTCACAGGATATAGCTGAAAAGGCtctaaagaaacacaaggaaagaATAGGGCACAG GTACATTGAGATCTTCAAGAGTAGCCGTGCTGAGGTGCGGACCCATTACGAACCGCAGCGGAAGCCCATGGGCATGCAGAGGCCGGGCCCCTACGACAGGCCCTCTGGTGGTCGTGGCTACAACATGATGGGCCGCGGGGGATCCTATGACAGAATGCGTCGCGGAGGCTATGGAGGAG GTGTATCGGATGGGCGGTATGGCGATGGGGGCTCTTCCTTCCAGAGTACAACAGGCCACTGCGTCCACATGAGGGGCCTGCCATACAGAGCGACAGAGACAGACATCTACAAT TTCTTCTCGCCATTGAATCCGGTGCGGGTTCATATTGAGATCGGCCCAGACGGCAGAGTAACTGGGGAAGCAGATGTAGAGTTTGCAACGCACGAGGATGCCGTGGCAGCCATGTCTAAAGACAAAGCCAACATGC AGCACCGCTATGTGGAGCTGTTCTTGAACTCAACAGCAGGTGGCAGTAATGGAGCGTATGGCAGCCAGATGATGGGTGGCATGG GGAACCAGTCGTCTTACAGCGGTGGTCAGCTGAGCTCCGGGTACTCTGGAGGATACAGCAGCCAGGGCAATATGGGCGGCTACAGTGACTATAGTGA GTAA
- the hbegfa gene encoding heparin-binding EGF-like growth factor a isoform X2, with amino-acid sequence MRIFSVVLLLVHALVVSRMASGAAVDRYDNNRLHINFLDTTKDSKAEEESRSVAVTTSDYGQEDEEEEEYDGEYYYEDEYEDGMSGDFEMPAVARSSKPIDPSAILEAETTVGKKRRGKGRKRGKGKGKKRNPCLKKYKDFCIHGTCQYLRDIRAPSCVCHPSYSGERCQFFTLPLEKPQEGYNRTTALAVVAVVLSSVCLTIIGLLLLLRQRCGNSTSK; translated from the exons ATGAGGATTTtcagtgttgtgctgctgctggttcacGCCTTGG TTGTGTCCAGGATGGCCAGCGGGGCTGCAGTTGACCGATATGACAACAACAGGCTTCACATCAACTTTTTGGACACAACCAAAGACAGtaaggcagaggaggagagcaggagcgTGGCCGTGACAACATCGGATTACGGtcaggaagacgaggaggaagaggagtacGACGGTGAATATTATTATGAAGACGAGTATGAAGACGGCATGTCTGGAGACTTTGAAATGCCAGCAG TCGCCCGGTCGAGCAAACCCATCGACCCGTCCGCCATCCTGGAGGCTGAAACCActgtgggaaagaaaaggagaggaaagggaagaaagagggggaagggcaaaggaaagaagaggaacCCTTGCCTGAAGAAGTACAAGGATTTCTGCATTCACGGCACCTGTCAGTACCTGAGGGACATCCGTGCCCCGTCCTGTGT GTGCCACCCGAGTTACTCCGGGGAGAGGTGTCAGTTTTTCACGCTGCCCTTGGAGAAGCCCCAGGAGGGCTACAACCGGACCACAGCTCTGGCCGTGGTGGCGGTGGTGCTGTCGTCCGTCTGCCTCACCATCATAGGCCTTTTGTTATTGCTCAG GCAAAGATGCGGAAATTCTAcctcaaaatag
- the hbegfa gene encoding heparin-binding EGF-like growth factor a isoform X1, whose amino-acid sequence MRIFSVVLLLVHALVVSRMASGAAVDRYDNNRLHINFLDTTKDSKAEEESRSVAVTTSDYGQEDEEEEEYDGEYYYEDEYEDGMSGDFEMPAVARSSKPIDPSAILEAETTVGKKRRGKGRKRGKGKGKKRNPCLKKYKDFCIHGTCQYLRDIRAPSCVCHPSYSGERCQFFTLPLEKPQEGYNRTTALAVVAVVLSSVCLTIIGLLLLLRFHKRGAYDVENEEKVKLGLASNH is encoded by the exons ATGAGGATTTtcagtgttgtgctgctgctggttcacGCCTTGG TTGTGTCCAGGATGGCCAGCGGGGCTGCAGTTGACCGATATGACAACAACAGGCTTCACATCAACTTTTTGGACACAACCAAAGACAGtaaggcagaggaggagagcaggagcgTGGCCGTGACAACATCGGATTACGGtcaggaagacgaggaggaagaggagtacGACGGTGAATATTATTATGAAGACGAGTATGAAGACGGCATGTCTGGAGACTTTGAAATGCCAGCAG TCGCCCGGTCGAGCAAACCCATCGACCCGTCCGCCATCCTGGAGGCTGAAACCActgtgggaaagaaaaggagaggaaagggaagaaagagggggaagggcaaaggaaagaagaggaacCCTTGCCTGAAGAAGTACAAGGATTTCTGCATTCACGGCACCTGTCAGTACCTGAGGGACATCCGTGCCCCGTCCTGTGT GTGCCACCCGAGTTACTCCGGGGAGAGGTGTCAGTTTTTCACGCTGCCCTTGGAGAAGCCCCAGGAGGGCTACAACCGGACCACAGCTCTGGCCGTGGTGGCGGTGGTGCTGTCGTCCGTCTGCCTCACCATCATAGGCCTTTTGTTATTGCTCAG GTTTCACAAGCGGGGAGCGTATGATGTAGAGAATGAAGAGAAGGTCAAACTAGGGTTAGCGTCCAACCActga
- the rufy1 gene encoding RUN and FYVE domain-containing protein 1, with amino-acid sequence MADDSEEVNTAVEDDEVNQLRDEPEMSGAATDEESGGSDEPDRTEKPASPAAESSWSAPLLSLARKATETISSGVSYAAAPRNLSQGSAASSPTERGPVNDLNNTAKKLPVLPPKDPMAIERSNLLSMMKLSIKVLIQSSLSLGRTLDSEYPPLQQFFVVLEQCLKHGLKAKKSFIGQNKSIWGPLELVEKLCPESVNIATSARDLPGIKTGLGRARAWLHLALMQKKVADYMKALLDRKDLLSEFYDSGALMMEEEGGVMGGLLVGLNVIDANLCIKGEDLDSQVGVIDFSLYLKDPANSETPKDDSKMTAILDQKHYIEELNRHLSGTVTDLQAKMDSLEKTNSKLVEELTAATDRINSLREEQEQLRSENESILQSSQKKEEAALQDSQVELETYKQTRQGLDEMYSVVWKQYKEEKRIRQELERELELQMGLKQEIEVAMKLLEKDTHEKQDTLAALRLQLDQVKALNLQMFHKAQDSQREAEKKQTEAAQLEQKMEEMEKAMVELEHRLQNSERERRQSDQSDKDMRAELEEKVDALQKQLTDLDTLKLGLENELRTEREERQSLQKALQREQDNSIELRTQLQQLQGLHAELQDLKKEKQQLQQTCEQQEQALQEMGLHLSQSKLKMEDFKEVNKALKGHAWLKDDEATQCKQCQKEFSIARRKHHCRNCGDIYCNSCSGNELALPSYPRPVRVCDMCHSLLLQRSSTTGS; translated from the exons ATGGCCGACGATTCAGAGGAAGTAAACACAGCTGTTGAGGACGACGAGGTAAACCAACTACGAGATGAGCCCGAAATGTCGGGAGCCGCTACGGACGAGGAGTCCGGCGGCAGCGACGAGCCGGACCGGACGGAGAAGCCTGCGTCGCCGGCGGCAGAGAGCAGCTGGTcggctcctctcctgtctctggCTCGGAAGGCCACGGAGACGATCAGCAGCGGGGTGAGCTACGCCGCTGCCCCGAGAAATCTCTCACAGGGATCCGCTGCGAGCTCCCCGACGGAGAGGGGGCCCGTGAATGATCTGAACAACACTGCAAAAAAGCTTCCAG TTCTGCCCCCCAAAGACCCCATGGCAATAGAGAGATCCAACCTCCTCAGCATGATGAAGCTGAGCATCAAAGTGTTGATTCAGTCCTCCCTGAGTCTGGGCAGGACGCTGGACTCGGAGTACCCTCCTCTGCAGCAGTTCTTTGTCGTCCTGGAGCAGTGCCTCAAACACGGGCTGAAAG CCAAGAAATCCTTCATTGGCCAGAACAAGTCCATATGGGGACCCCTGGAACTGGTTGAGAAGTTGTGTCCAGAGTCTGTTAACATTGCCACAAGTGCCAGAGACCTGCCCGGCATTAA GACTGGTTTGGGGAGAGCGAGGGCTTGGCTGCATTTAGCGCTCATGCAGAAGAAAGTAGCTGATTATATGAAAGCTTTGCTGGACCGCAAAGATCTCCTGAG TGAGTTTTATGACTCTGGAGCactgatgatggaggaggaggggggagtgatGGGGGGACTACTGGTGGGCCTCAACGTAATTGACGCTAACCTCTGCATTAAAGGGGAGGATCTTGATTCTCAG GTGGGAGTTATCGATTTCTCCCTGTATCTGAAAGACCCGGCCAATAGTGAGACTCCAAAAGA TGATTCCAAGATGACAGCCATATTAGATCAGAAGCACTACATTGAGGAGTTAAATCGTCACCTAAGTGGCACCGTCACTGACCTGCAGGCTAAGATGGACTCTCTAgagaagaccaacagcaaacttGTAGAGGAG cTGACGGCAGCGACAGACAGAATTAACTCTTTGCGGGAGGAACAGGAACAACTGAGGAGCGAGAATGAGTCGATCTTGCagtccagccagaaaaaggaagAG gcGGCTCTTCAGGACAgccaggtggagctggagacgTACAAACAGACTCGACAGGGCCTGGACGAGATGTACAGTGTGGTTTGGAAGCAGTATAAAGAGGAAAAGCGCATTCGCCAG GAGCTGGAGCGTGAGTTGGAGCTCCAGATGGGCCTGAAGCAGGAGATAGAGGTGGCCATGAAGCTGCTGGAGAAGGACACACATGAGAAACAGGACACGCTGGCAGCCCTGCGGCTCCAGCTGGACCAAGTCAAGGCTCTGAATCTGCAAATGTTCCACAAAGCTCAG GACTCGCAACGAGAGGCGGAAAAAAAGCAGACGGAGGCCGCGCAGCTTGAGCAGAAGATGGAGGAAATGGAGAAAGCCATGGTGGAACTGGAGCACAG ACTGCAGAACTCGGAGCGAGAGCGCAGACAAAGTGACCAGTCTGACAAAGATATGAGGGCGGAGCTGGAAGAAAAAGTGGATGCTTTGCAGAAACAACTCACTGACCTGGACACGCTAAA GCTGGGTTTGGAGAATGAGCTGCGCActgagagggaagagagacaaaGTCTGCAGAAAGCCCTCCAGCGGGAACAGGACAACAGTATCGAGCTTCgcacacagctgcagcaactCCAGGGCCTGCATGCG GAGCTGCAGGATTTGaagaaggagaagcagcagctgcagcagacatgcgagcagcaggagcaggcaCTACAGGAGATGGGACTGCATCTCAGCCA GTCTAAATTAAAGATGGAGGACTTTAAGGAGGTCAACAAAGCTCTGAAG GGCCACGCCTGGCTGAAAGATGATGAGGCCACTCAATGCAAGCAGTGTCAGAAGGAGTTCTCCATCGCACGCAGAAAG CACCACTGTAGAAACTGTGGAGACATCTACTGCAACAGCTGCTCCGGTAATGAGCTGGCCTTACCCTCCTACCCCCGGCCTGTGAGGGTGTGCGACATGTGCCActccctcctgctgcagagaAGCTCCACTACAGGTTCCTGA